A window of Zalophus californianus isolate mZalCal1 chromosome 17, mZalCal1.pri.v2, whole genome shotgun sequence genomic DNA:
AACACTTGAGGGCCTGAATACAGGGGAAGGTCCTGATCCCTGCAACAGTTTACTTTTAATTTGTCATCCTCAACAGATAGAGCTTccatgaggacacagagaagctCTGTGTTGGGAATCaaggaatatttgttgaacattGGTCCCCACCCATCTCTCCAGGCTCAACTCTTACTGCGTCCACCCCCGCCAACTCAGTTCCCCAAACATTCTGGCTTTTTCTGTCCTTTGAGCCAGCCAAACTCCTCCCTgctgcagggcctttgcacatgcttttcCTTCCCTTAACCTTTGCAAGGCTGGCTCCTTTATGTCATTCAGTCTCTACCCGCCTCtaccctctacccacctcccaaCCACCCTTTTGAATATTGCCCCTCATCACTCACTATCATAAAACTATGTTTTATTCTCTGCATAGTTTTTACCAGTCTCTGAAATTACCCTATTTATGCATTTTCTTGACCAttggggtttttaaaataattttattttttattttattttaagtaatctctatacccaacgtggggcttgaactcacaaccctgagatcaagaatcgcctgctcttccaactgagccagccaggcaccccaaccattAGGGTTTTTTACCCTTTTGCCCCTCCAGCCCTTCCAACAAACTTGCAGTCAAGCCTCTTTAttaaacattctcttttttttcaaatacctggcaaagtttttgttttccttcctcaaGACAGTTTACTAGCATTTGTCAGAAGACTTTTATACTATAAATTTTGTGGGGACAAGATACTTAACTGCCATCTGCCTGAAATTTGCTAAAATAGACAACACTGTGATATCTATTCCATGAAGATTGCCCCCTTAGCAGTGATATCTGTATACAGTGCACAACCTGCCCAACCATATAAAGCAGACTTGATCTCTCCCCCTAGACCAGTGctgtctaatatggtagccactagtcacatgggGCTGTAGAGCGCTTGAAACATGGCTAGCCCAAACTGAGATATGCTGTCGTGTGATGCACATTGGATCTCACAGacttactattaaaaaaaaaagaatgtaacatatctcatttataattgttttatattaaCTACATTTTGAAATCATGCTACTTGGGATACATGGGgttaaatagaatttattactAAGATAGTGAAGTTTACCtgcttctttttcactttttaaaatgtagctactagaaaatttaaaatgacatgtatgactcacattatatttctattggacagggCTGGGTTCCCAGCACTTAGCAAGGTTTCAGATTACACAGTTGGCACTCAGGGTGTCTCTGCTGCATGAATGTAGAAGTCTTGAGCCTTACCTGGCAGGAATCTCTGCCCGCCTCATCACCAGCGCAGAACATAGTGGAATCTATCTGTCCTGGATAAGCCTCTTTACACCTGTTGGTACTTAGCACAGTGATGTTCAAGCACTGGAGGACCTTGGGGAATTTAACTGTCAgaaacacacacaagcagggcCACTGTGAGCAACGGAgaaagatggggaggggcagtgctcagaggcagagagggggagaaggcagACATGGGTGGGCATCAAGAGGGACCTAGACGCTCACCGTGGGGGCTGCTGGTTGTTCCCCAGCCAGAAACCAAGCAGCTGGTCCCAGCAGTGGGACAGTGGGAGGAGATGTTGATGGGCTTAACAGCCTGAGTCTGACGGATTCTTCTGTTCAGTTTGATGAGCATGAGGTCATTGGAGTGGCCAGGATGGGAATAGCCAGGATGTGGGATAGATTTGATCCCTTTGAACAACTGCTGCCCAGTTTCATAAACGGGCGACAAGGAATGGTGTCCAAGACGAATTCTGTAAAATCTAAAGAAGATGGTGCAGATTACTAGCAACCCTGATCCCTATGCCCATATCCAGTGCTGAGCACACCCCAAATCTAGTCCCAACCCCGTCctcaccccatcccatccccaacCCGAATCCTTTCCCCACACATAAACCACCACCTCTGCATTCCCAACCCTGATCTAACCACCCCAACCTCAAAcccaaccctccacccccccaatAACTCTAATCCCAACCCCATCCTCAATCCTACATCcattcccaccccagccctaACCCATCCCCATGTACCTCCACCCATCTCCAATTCTCCTAATGGCATCTCTGTTCCAGACCATCAGCATACTCATGCCCAGCCCCAAATCCAACCCATTTACATCCCTGACCCTAGCCCTAATTCTTCGCCCACCCTCAAACCATCAACACGTGCATTCCCAACTCCAAATCCAGCCATCTCCAGTACCATTCGTAAAGCTAAGCCCAACCCCATCTTCAAGCCCACAGCTATTTCCAATCCCAATACCATTTTCATCTCTACCCTACCCCATCCCAAACTCTAAAGCCAGTCTGAATCACAACTCCGTTCCAAACCACTCAACATATGCACTCCTCACCCCAAATCCACCACATCTCTAACTCCCACCCCTTACCACAATCTTCTCCCCAGCCTAACCCTGCTCTCCACCCCAACTCCATCCTTGATCCCATCCCAACTGTACCCCTTTCTCATTCGCGCCGCACACTCACCTCCATGCCCCTCCCGCtcgcccctgccctgcccagccctgctcagCCTTGCTCTTGGAGCCCCACTCACGGCTTCCGGCAGTGGGCCGCTGTGAGCAGCCACTGCGGATTCACCAGCACGGCCCCACAGTAGAGTTGGCTGGCCGGCAGCAACAGCGCACCCTGCCACGGCTGGGCGTGCATCTCGCAGTCGGTCCCATTCACAATGCGGCTGCTGCTGCTTCCTTCGTCTGCCCTGGTGTCCTCCTGGGCCCCAGCTCCAGTGTCCCGGGTGCTTCCAGAGGACCCAGTGTCGGAGGGGTTGTTGCAGGAGGTAACATCATTTGCAAGAACAGGCTCTGGGGGCCGAAAACGGGAGGGGCTTGGGATAGGGGCGGAGCTTGGGCTCAGCGGGTGGGTCTTAGATCCAAGAGGTGGGACCCTCCAGAGGTCGTCTCACCCCCGAAAGACTCTTATATTGAGGAGGGGATCGGGCTCAGGGCTTTAGGGGCGGAGCCTGGAGTCTAAGGGTGAAACCTGGAAGAGGGGCAAGGCTTAGAACTCAAGGACAGAGTCCAGGATCAGGTGGTTTACTGGACTCTGCACCTCAAGGTTCCTGGGAGTGGCTAGAGCTCAGTGGGCGGGGCCAAGGCAGGTAAAATTGTACATTCTCAGGGGCGGAGCCAAGGTTCAGGGGGCGGAACCTGGGAATGGGCCGGTGACCAGGGCTTTAGTGGTGGGACCTCGGCTCAAGAAGTGGGGTCAGGCCTCAGCGAATGAGGtcagggctggagggggcagTTTGAGAGGCCAGGGTCACGTGGGGAGATCGAGTCTATAAAGAGCCCAGACTTCGGGCAGGGAGGTAGGGGCTGGGTTCTAGGAGCTGCCTACAGGACCGGAAGTGGACCGTGGCCAAAACGGGGAGAGCCATCGAGGTGGGGCCTGGCTTGCGGGGCTGGGGGGTGCACAGCCCAAGGGGACCCTGACTGTGGATAAAATCTGGAGTAGCAGTGCAGCGGAGGAAAGGGGGGCAGAGTTAGAGCCTCTGGGCGGAGGGAGAGTTGGGGGAACAGAACCAGGAAAGTGCTCAGCTAGAGGGGCCCGATGGCGACAGAAAACAAGGCTCATTTTGAATTCTCAAACACGAACGTTCACCTCCTGAATCCTCCTGGCAATACCCTCCCCTCTACAGCCAGACAGAGATACTCCACTCCATCGCCCGCCCCCCATAGTCTGTGTACTTGTTCATATTCTTGCTGATGACCCACAGATGCCAAGCGCCTGGCGCACACACTCCAGGAAACACGCACACAACTGCTGTCACAGATAAGCACACACACAGTTGCATGAGAGGCACACCGTCTCCACCGGGGTAGCTACGGGCGCGGCTCCGGCTCACGGTGCACACACTTTCCAGGCAAGCACACTAGGCAGCAGCCTCACAAGATCTCGCGCACCCACGCAGTGTCTCAGGGACGTGTGTGCATCTATGTGGAGACCAGCACAGGCTCTTCCGCACACGGGCACGTTGGCATGGTGACAACAGTACCCTCAGTAAGCCCAGCAGGGCACAGTGCAAGTGACCTAGCATCATCCATCTTCACACACCCACCACCTCATAGTGACAGACACTTCAGCACACCCAATCCCTTAAGGCAGGGATGGAAACTCCACCCACGCAGTTGCCCCATTACACAGACAGTCCCCTATAAACATGCAGTCACAATCACCCCGACATAGAACCTCAAGCGATCACACAGCCCAGATAGAGCCACACATAGTCCTGCACTCAGCGGCAATCACGCAGCCCCAAACCGTTCCTTACCGGCAAGCACCTGGCTGCGCGTTTTCACCATAACAAGCACTTTTGTTACAAGAACTCCAGATACCCTCAGTCACACAGAGCCACACACATAGTGTGCATACAATTACTTGCACAGACATTGAGTCACACACCATCCTAAACGCACACACGCCTAgtcacacaatcacacacacaggCTCCAAGCGAGTGCACCAGTTACAAGCAGTCACTTGATCTGGGGAAAGgcaccccccccaaaacacacacagtgACAGGCACACAGCCGCACACAATCGCCCAAACATGAATACGGACTCAGACTCACAGTCACCCAGTCCTAGAGCCATACCCCATCACACAGAGGGCCCCTGGGACAAACACTCCAATGTCACTCAGAGAGTCACCCACAGCCCCACCCACAGTTAGCTGACAGGTGCACAACAGGGGTTCTGGTTACCTGTCACCCCCAGAATCAGGGCTGTGATCAGGGCACCGACCATCCACATCCAGGAGTGTCCTGCTGGAGCCATGGCCACTGCACCTTGTGGGGAGGACAAAGGGCAGGGAGGCCCGGGTGATTCTGGGAGCCCTTACcctacctcccttccttctttgccCCATTTCCCAGGGCAGAAAGGAACCACAAGGACATTGCCCCCCAACCCGGAGCCTACAGACTTCAGAGGAGCAGACATCCAGCCCCCTCCAGTTGGGCAAAGAGGGAGGATAAAGAGAGAGTAGTGGTGCATCCAAGACCAGAGCCAGACGCAgacacctctccctctccctgtcctcttCCCCAGGCCTCACCTGCCGAATCCCCCAGGTAGGGTGTGGGGAACCCACTCCCAGCTCAGCGACAGACTTCTCAGGCTTGTGCCGTCCTGCAGCCACCTCCTCCTCGGCTCTGGGCACTCAGCCTGAGTTATAACCACCCACTGATCCCTGGGGCGCATTCCCAGGTAGTGAGGCGCCCTGCCAGGCCTCAGCAAtcactcctcctgcttccccccacctccacccccagagCGCCCCCCACCCAGTCCCAAAGGCCACTCCCTACTTCCCTGGCAGGAGGGAGGGTTGGAAGGGATCTCCGCAGGACTGGCCCATCCTGCCCTGAACCCCTTTCCCCCCAGCCTCAAGCTCATGCTTCTCACCAGCTCTGGGGGGGTCTTCTTGGTGcctggatttttctttattttctgtgttcttcactctttctgcttctctccgTCCCACCTTATTatcttcccatcttttttttaagcttaatttatttatttatttgagagagagaatgagatagagcatgagaagggggagggtcagagggagaagcagactccccgctgagcagggagcccgatgcgggacttgatcccgggactccaggatcatgacctgagccgaaggcagtcgctcaaccaactgagccacccaggcgccccgattctctctctttttaatgattCTGAGTGGTGCATATGTCAACATACCTTAGAATTCTGGTCTTTTGTTCCTTTacttttcctctgccttttttttttcctttacagctTTGAGGTGGAATCAGGTTACAATAAACTGTGCATATTTAATGTGTAGGATTTGATGAGGTCTGACACACATCACCACCGATAGTGAGCATATCCATCACTCCATTTATGCGTCTGTgattctccatctctgtctctatACCTCAGAGTTTCTCTTgtatctttccttctctgtcgCCGCTCTTTCCTCTGCGACTCTACCCTTCTCagtctccctctgtttttatcccctccccctgccactggCTCCAAGTACCTGTATCTCTGCATCTTTGTGTCCCTCTGTCTCCCTTGCGTTGCGTTTGGAGTAGAGAAGACTCAGGCCACTTTGCCAAAAGGATCCCTcatccctcctcctgcccctcatcATGGGGCAAAAGGGGGTAGGGATCTAGTCTGGGGGCCCCCTGCAGAGGACTTGGCTGGGCTGGTGCAGCCAGGCGTGGGTGAGAGGGTTGGGCAGGGCCACCTGTTGATGCGGAAAGAGGCCAAGAGGCCaggatggggggtgggtggcTCCTGGCCCTTTGGGaaatggggcactgggtggggaTCCCAAAAGGTGGCTTCTGTCTCACCAGTCCTGGGCCATCTggagctgcccctccccaccttttctCCATTCGGCCTCTTTTTTCTGTCTGGCCCTGACTCTCTGAATCCGTCTCTAACTGTGTTTCCAAGTGTCTGACCTGCTGGGATGTAGGAGCCAAACACTCACTTAACAGCTATGTCCTGAGCAGCCCCTGCGAGCCAGACTGAGGTCCACCCATGAACAAAATGGACTCCTGGAGATGCTGCTGTCCTCGTGGAACTCACATTCCTTGGGGGCAGAACCGAGCTGAATTGCTCACTTCTGTAAACTGGTACCTGCTGAACCAAAGGTTTTAGAGCCTTTGATCCTGGCTTCAGGgtacaggggaaaaaaactgtTCTGAagtttgttttgattactgcGATTCATATTGCACACATGGAAGTGACAAATCCAGCAACCCACTTCTTCCTTAATCTTTCAAGGTTGGCTTACAACCCTTTTAATTCTAGATATGCCTCTTTATTCCAGATAGGTCTTCACAATAATGTTTGGTCTCATTTACAAACTCAGTTAATTAAGTATCTTCAAACATTTTAaactacatttctattttttaaaaagattgtatttatttatttgaaagagagagagggaacaagcaaggtgaagggcagaggaagaagcggactccctgctgagcagggagcccaatgcagggctcgatcccaggaccccgagatcatgacttgagccgaaagcagttgcttaaccgactgagccacccaggcgtccctaaactACCTTTCTAAAACCAACACATTCAATCTCTTCTGGAAGCCCTTCAGTTTTTAGACAAACCTCCCAGAACATTTAGGTAAATTTATACATCTATGCATATTACACGTGTAAATATGATCAACTTGATATTCTTTCAAGTATCCCAACACTGGCTATAAATTTAGTATGACACCAACTTAAAAATCACAGACCAATGACGTTTTCCAAGCTGAACTCAGGAGACTGTCTCTGTAACAGATAAAATTCTGTTAGACATACAAGCACCTTAACATGCAGAGAGTTTGCTTCAAAAAAAGATTCATGTTAAGCCTTTAAACATGTCTATGCTCAACTTGAGAATGTACCGGAATTGAAAGAAGACTACCCTATGGCTGAGCAGTCAGGACCTGAAACTCTGGCACTAACCCCTTGGCATTCATATGTCGGCTTGGCCGAATTTTACTCTCTGTGAAACTTTGGGCAAATCAAGGATCCTCTCTGTGTCCCAGTTTCCCCTGTCTGTAACATCGAAAGAATAATGGTACTTAGTTCACAGGTGtgctatgaagattaaatatgtTAATGTATAAAGCTCTTAGACCAGCGCCTGGCATGTACTAAGTAAGTGTTTGTTATTCATCATATCTGTAAAAGAAGCTAATTCTCTGTTAATGAACTGAAGTTGATTTTGCTCTGGACATTTGTTGACTGGTTCCTGCTGGTGACTCTGGTGCATTACACGGCCCTATTTACCATCCAAAACCTTTATGAAGGGATGGGTCAAGGCGGGCCCAGGCCGTTCACATGACTTAGTATTTccacatacacataaaaatcaGCCACTCCCTCCCATCATGTGGCTTGATCAACTTTCACCTTGCTTTGGTTCTTAAGACATGTGCTTTTCCTCCAAATCTGAAGATCTTTGCAACTGAGGGACTCCGTTCTTTTAAATTACTCCCTCTGTCTTTGGACCACATAACTCTCCCATCGCAGAATGACACACGATTGACTTTGAACATCTCCTAGGATGAGGTTGCTCTGTTTAATAACGTTTGATTTCGTTCTACGCTGCACTGGGCAAAAATAAGGTTGCAATAAATATCGAAACAAATGAATTGTTGTCTCTGATTCTCCTTCTGTTCCCAAATATTTCTCTGCTTCTAAATCC
This region includes:
- the KLK5 gene encoding kallikrein-5 isoform X1, which codes for MAPAGHSWMWMVGALITALILGVTEPVLANDVTSCNNPSDTGSSGSTRDTGAGAQEDTRADEGSSSSRIVNGTDCEMHAQPWQGALLLPASQLYCGAVLVNPQWLLTAAHCRKPFYRIRLGHHSLSPVYETGQQLFKGIKSIPHPGYSHPGHSNDLMLIKLNRRIRQTQAVKPINISSHCPTAGTSCLVSGWGTTSSPHVKFPKVLQCLNITVLSTNRCKEAYPGQIDSTMFCAGDEAGRDSCQGDSGGPVICNGSLQGLVSWGDFPCAQPNRPGVYTNLCQFTKWIKDTIQSNS
- the KLK5 gene encoding kallikrein-5 isoform X2, with translation MAPAGHSWMWMVGALITALILGVTEPVLANDVTSCNNPSDTGSSGSTRDTGAGAQEDTRADEGSSSSRIVNGTDCEMHAQPWQGALLLPASQLYCGAVLVNPQWLLTAAHCRKPFYRIRLGHHSLSPVYETGQQLFKGIKSIPHPGYSHPGHSNDLMLIKLNRRIRQTQAVKPINISSHCPTAGTSCLVSGWGTTSSPHVKFPKVLQCLNITVLSTNRCKEAYPGQIDSTMFCAGDEAGRDSCQVHHPQDQRL